TCTTAACCAGTAGGTACCAGTCACCACAGTAAACAGCAGTTTTTCCTAAACATGTATCACTGAACATGTGAATATTGTAAGAAAACACTGCAGAGCTTCTTACCTTCTATCAATTTGCTGGTAACATTTCCTAAGCCAGCCTAAACTTGGCATTTTTCTCCGTGTTGTTGCACCATTCAGGTAAACTATCATATAGTTCTCTGCTACTAACAGTTCTAAAGTGCCAATTACATACCTGcaaaaacaagcaaataaaactttCACGTGAAGATCTGTGGATATTAAATTCCTAATAGtgatcaaatatattttaaaaatttagagtTGGCAACAGTGTTGAGCAACATCTAATAATagtttctctccttcccttgGAAGCAGATATTGTTGCTTTTCCATTTGTTACCTTTCATCTGAAATATTAAAAGTTTcataaaaaagagagaagtaacTGCTCTTACATCAAAATGCCAAGTTACACAATGTGAAAAGACAGTATTCAGAGGCAGATAATGGACTTACTTAAATAGATTGTCCATTAGGTATCTGTAGTTAGGCTGGCTGCTTTCGGGCATAAAGCAGACAGCAAACACAACAATGGCATTTAACCCGTCACCATAATAAcctaaaaacaaagaaaaaagcatcaaTAGTGACAAAGATAACTACATATTGACTACATTTACACAAACCCAAGCACATTCAATAAGCTTTTTCAGTATTTACCTTGAAAAGATTTACAAACATCTATTCTATATGGACAAATTCATACAGTTACAGAAAATATCaagatttctttttcaagtttGTCTACTTCTAAAGAAACAGCTGAAGCTGATGTAAATCCAATGCTGTGCCTACAAACAACATCTCAGTTTAAAATCTCAGACTTTTATACAGCGAACTTTTCTTCCAACTTAAACTCCACAGACTGTCATTAAACTGATTATGCCTTACTAGATCTACAATTAATGCTTTCAACACTCTTAAACCAGTCACACTGACACTGTAGACCAGATAATCTTATCTTACAACATATGTGCATGTTAGTAGCTTCATCTGAACATGCGTACATTTTGGAATTTTagtttaacagggaaaaaaaatagtgtcaACCATATGCCTTAACATTGCAACAAATGAATCATGAGCTCTGTCTGTGCCACCCCAAACTCAGCTTAAAGAAGCAGTTTCTCAACAGTTCCGCTCAGCACATCACTAATCCTTACCACCATGACTGATAACTTTTTTATACGGTTCAATTGCTTTCATGTCCACCCTATGGTCCTGTTCTCCAATCCTAAACATTCGCCAGCGTCGACCAtcatctttctcctcttctgcagtGTATTCAGTAAGTGATCCTTTCCTAATTACATCAGTAGTTTTTGGTTTTGGAAGATCATCTGCCAAAGTTAAAACACGTTAAAGATCCATTATGAATACTACATGTAGTGACAATCAGTTACAACACCAGTTAACCACTTTGCTATCTAATGCATTTTAATATTCTCTAGCCAGTCAGACACATCAGTTGACTTGGTTCCTTCAGTCATTACAAAATAGGATCTCATGGgtgtaatatatattttatcaaaATACTCCTATGTTGGCAGTTATCTGTTGACTAATTTTCTGTGTCAAAGTACACGACTAACTTTCATTCATGTAGGAAGCCTATTTAACTGTAGGCTTTCAGAATACCGATCCTGATGAATCTCAAAGTAGACAAAGTGGTTAACTCCAATGATAATTACACAGGTTGCTTGATCACAGATTTACATAAAAGCATGATTTAAAACAGTGACAATACCTTGCAAGCAGACATGCAGGCAAATCTATCAGAAATTAAATCTAATTCATATGTGTGCAATCAATACAGATGAAATTTACGCTGACAGCAATCTAAAACAATTTGCTCCAATTAAATTATGATTCTTGGCTTTGTTGCATAGGCCTTACCCAAAGCGAGAAAAACCTACTGCAAGTTAGTTGTCTGTTCCCAAGACAAAGCTGTTAATTGAAACTATCCTTCCAGGAAAATGAAGGCAGCAgcattaaaggaagaaaagacagaaacccTTTTCAGCCACTTTTAAAAACAAGGCACAAACATCTGGAAACTTCCTTTGCATCATTGTAAAACTAACCCTAAATACCAGTTCTTCTTCACTAAAATGATGAAAATCCTTTTAACACAGGTAAACCCAGTCTCTGTTATGAAAACCACCTGCAATATGTCTTTACCCAttacccgccccccccccttcattctaaagagtgtatttttttctgtttgtaagcCATCTCGGAATGAAGAACAGGTAGTGTTTTATATGTAATAGTGAAAAGAAAGCTTCCTGTTTACTcaggaattaaaattattttatttccagaataaaataataatagtttacatttttactttgagACATTCTTAAGTCATGAAGTTTACAGAAGTTAAAGACTCCAACTATTTGACCAACACAACAGTTCTTGGCTTACATAAAAGGGCCTTAAAACAAAGTTAAACTCAAGTTTAAAACTTCATACACATAACATTTTTATCTCAAATAACATTTGCTAGAATCTCCAGGTTTTGCCTATAAGAATAAGATGAAGAACCTGGCTATAGCTAAGGTAACTTCCtatcaaataatttcagaattcaTTGACACAAAAGAGGATCTTCTACCACTTGCAGTCAATCCAGAGAGCATGCAAACTCTAAGGCTACTGACCTTTTGTCATTCTCACCACAGTAAGATGTTCAGGTGttactgaatatattttaaaataacattgtcCTCCTTAATTACAAAGGCTTGTAGTTTGTCGACTTTTGACCAGCTAAACTTTAATCTATATTTCTGCATATGGTTCACTTCAAAGTGAAAcaccttgaatatttttttctcccaggctGGTTCTTGAAAACATACTGCAATAGAGAGGATTTTCCATAACTTCAGGTCTTACAGGTGTTTAGTGACATTCACCTAAGTTTATCTGGAGTTACAGCTAATGCATTCAGCTAATAACAATCAGTTAAATTCTGCTTTGCACTTTAAAAATTCACTGGGCCTACTTCCAATTTCTAATCTAATCACTCCTTTACATTTTTACTCTTGTAATACTGAGTCACAGTTATATCCCACCTGAAGACCTGTTGACCtgcacacaaaaatattttagggaaTCAGACAAAAGTAACAAAATACTTACCTTCCCATTCAAACTCATTACTGTTTTCTGAAGGAGTATCTAAATCATCCAAATCAATCTCTCCACTCTCATCCAAGTCATCAGACAAAACAGATTCCTCACTGTGATCCAAAGTTAAGCTAATATCTGGAGCCATCAGTTTCTTCCTCGCTTTGGTTCTATTAacctctgtatttaaaaaatcaattatttattttcaaagctaaAGTGAGTTTAGATAACCATATTAGCAAGACAGAGGAGCATAGTGCTTTCTCAGAATGCATTGTAAATGAACACAATTTAAACAATGTATCTTTGGAATAAGAATTAAACACAGGGTGAAGAGAACAGCACTGGAGGTAAGAGTTCTCAAAACCGTAAGTTTACCTGATTGCATACATGCTATGATCACAGTGGTAGACCCACCATACTCCCTACAGAAGAAAAACCTGTAGTGTTGCCACCACCTAAGCCCCTATTACCCATATTAGCTACGTCAAAGCATACCATGAGTTGTTCTAGATGTTATACTACGTCTTGCAAATAACACAATAGATTCATGTCCCTAGCCCTTGTTTTTGTTAAGGTATTGGCAACATCATAAGCATCTTtgatgaaataaataatatacaagataaaaaaaaaaaaggctgacaaACAATAGCGAggacagaaaattaaagaaactgTTAGGTGAATACACAGCATTCCTTGAGACACAAGGCAAATACTTGTGTGATTTAGCAGTCGAAAGCAGGGAATAAAATGAAATGACAGATCTAGCACTAGAAATGCCACAACTAAAGCAGACAGACAAGATGCAAAAAATGTAAACATCAAGAAAACACCTGCATTATTTCACCTCTGACCATTCAGGCAGGCAACATTCTTACAATAAGGCCACAAAGGTCTGAAATTTGGAGCAAAACTGAAGTACTAACTGATGCACAGAAGCCAAATAATGAATCAAGATTTTAAGACAGGTCAGGAGTGCAATAATTCATTTTCGTCCAGTATTGCCTGGATAGCTCTGTTCACAGGGAGAAATCTCATTTTATTGCAAAACCCTTTTCTTTCTAGGCAAGATGTTTATAATAACCTTCACATACAAAAATGTCATTTAGAATGCTGTTTCCCCAAGCCTGaatcaaaacccaacaaaccaccaacccaaactccccccaaaacaccctaaAACAAAATGGAGCTTTAAAACAGCCATCTAAGTAGCAGCCAGCTTGACTGGAGTGAAATGTTCGTACCAGCTTCActttcttctccagctgcagccaATATATCTGACTCAACAGGATCATCCTCTGGCAGGGGCCTGGTGGTGTACAAAGTAGAAACTATtgt
This sequence is a window from Athene noctua chromosome 13, bAthNoc1.hap1.1, whole genome shotgun sequence. Protein-coding genes within it:
- the BNIP2 gene encoding BCL2/adenovirus E1B 19 kDa protein-interacting protein 2 isoform X3, producing MAPDISLTLDHSEESVLSDDLDESGEIDLDDLDTPSENSNEFEWEDDLPKPKTTDVIRKGSLTEYTAEEEKDDGRRWRMFRIGEQDHRVDMKAIEPYKKVISHGGYYGDGLNAIVVFAVCFMPESSQPNYRYLMDNLFKYVIGTLELLVAENYMIVYLNGATTRRKMPSLGWLRKCYQQIDRRLRKNLKSLIIVHPSWFIRTILAITKPFISSKFSQKIRYVFTLAELAELIPMEYVGIPDCIKQYEEEKFRKKQKRVDQELNGKQEQKSEQ
- the BNIP2 gene encoding BCL2/adenovirus E1B 19 kDa protein-interacting protein 2 isoform X2, which codes for MEGVEFKEEWQDEDFPRPLPEDDPVESDILAAAGEESEAEVNRTKARKKLMAPDISLTLDHSEESVLSDDLDESGEIDLDDLDTPSENSNEFEWEDDLPKPKTTDVIRKGSLTEYTAEEEKDDGRRWRMFRIGEQDHRVDMKAIEPYKKVISHGGYYGDGLNAIVVFAVCFMPESSQPNYRYLMDNLFKYVIGTLELLVAENYMIVYLNGATTRRKMPSLGWLRKCYQQIDRRLRKNLKSLIIVHPSWFIRTILAITKPFISSKFSQKIRYVFTLAELAELIPMEYVGIPDCIKQVDQELNGKQEQKSEQ
- the BNIP2 gene encoding BCL2/adenovirus E1B 19 kDa protein-interacting protein 2 isoform X1 — its product is MEGVEFKEEWQDEDFPRPLPEDDPVESDILAAAGEESEAEVNRTKARKKLMAPDISLTLDHSEESVLSDDLDESGEIDLDDLDTPSENSNEFEWEDDLPKPKTTDVIRKGSLTEYTAEEEKDDGRRWRMFRIGEQDHRVDMKAIEPYKKVISHGGYYGDGLNAIVVFAVCFMPESSQPNYRYLMDNLFKYVIGTLELLVAENYMIVYLNGATTRRKMPSLGWLRKCYQQIDRRLRKNLKSLIIVHPSWFIRTILAITKPFISSKFSQKIRYVFTLAELAELIPMEYVGIPDCIKQYEEEKFRKKQKRVDQELNGKQEQKSEQ